The Diachasmimorpha longicaudata isolate KC_UGA_2023 chromosome 2, iyDiaLong2, whole genome shotgun sequence genome segment GCCTAATGAACGAGATCTCTTTGCACTAAGAGTTTATAAATCTTATAATGAGGTAGTTTAACAGTCTTTTCTTTGCTAGTCCTATCTATGTAGAAAAGAGATTGTTTCTCTTTCAGATAGGAACTCGataaattgttaatatttaTCTCTTTGAACTCATTGGCATAGTTTTCGTTCGGAACGATTAGATTTTCTAATACATGTAAATATCTTCTTACTTCTAGTTATTAATTTCTTTAAGACCGAATATACACAGCACCGAAGGGTCGCACGGGGGTGGTGGCAGGAGCAGCACTGCTCATTGTTTTCAGGTCGTCGCACTCTATCCAGTTCCCCTGAAGTCGTCGGACGTATGCTATAAAGTGTCTGGGCTCGAAGTGTATCACTCCTATTAACCTAGAAGTTGTCAACACTATATAAGTCGTGTCATGGTAACCACGCAGCagtctttcaatttttcacattaTACCCTAGCAAAGCCTGAGAAAAATGTCAAGAAATTCGATATCTTAACTAAAACAGTTCAGAACTCCCATCAACAAGAGTTTTCACCGAAAGCAACATAATTATTGagatttcgtattttttaacAGATACTCCCGGCGATGGCCCATGTATAATGCCTGAGTATATAATTGGGAGTAACACTAGGGATCTCGAGACTATCCACGTATATAATCTagattattgttgattttcTTTCCAACTTTTCCTAAgcattttgtttttatcacTACGCCAATTTATAAAGCAGCTGACGGCGTACATAAGTCTCACCCGACCAACCCAGTGTCAAATGACATGTTTATTCTCACCTGTAAACTTTACCCAGATTCAAATGAGTAGGGAAGTCCTCCAAACAACAGCCAAGACTTGTTCCACGGGTAATGTCCGCTACGTCCAGTTCAATGAATACCGTGTCCTGGCAGTTCAATGTTACTGTTATGAGTCCGCCACATCCGAGTTTCTTGCATTGTTTTACATGAATAATTTCGATGGCCTTCTCCAGATTCCTAAAACCATGCTCACAAATTGTTTGGTGGCTTACAATCAAATACGGCACATTAGTCGTTTGACCAATGGAACAATAGATATTTGAACATTCCGTGGTTCTTTTAGCTACTGGCTCGCCGAAGAAATGTTGCCAGACATTGGCTAATGAGTCCTCGGCATTTAGGGTAACTGGTGTCAGTCTCGTGGAATTTTTAGACGGACGTAATTCATAGTGAGCAGCTAATAGAGAACAGCGTTGTTGGAGAACTTTCACCAAAGATCCGTGTTTCAGGAACTGTGTCAGGAATTTGAATAATCCTACCTCTGAGGATTCCACCATGGTACGATAATCTTCATTATCATAAACTGCATAGAGAAAAATGTGGACGAAACTATCGAAGGCACATGTATTTATGACGTAGATTCCTATTCCATTCAGTTTGACTACGGGACAGTGTAGACCATTCTGTAGGAAATGACGAGGTTTCCTGACACTAGTCTGTCTGTTCATGTCTGCGATCTCTGGACATGGTTCAAAGTAGCCACCGCGCTTCCTCTTTCTCCGTGCTTTGCTCGATCGATGGGGATTTGGCGTCAATTCTCGAGGATTTCCATTCACTTGGTCAATTAAGAGCATCTCCAGAAGCTGCGATGAGTCATTACCATTCAAGTCCAAGAAAGTACTGGAAAATTGAGGTTGTTCTATCACTGGCGTTGATGATTCTGGTTTTGAGGGATTAGAATTATTAGTTTTGTGTTTAGCGTCAATCAATGGttgattattattgttgtcTGCATGAGTTTCATCAAGTAGATCTCCTCCAACAAGTTTTGGTAATTCAGCATTTTCCAGCCCAAAAATATCACAATCAATTTCTTGTGTGTACAATTGAGCGCCGAATGATTCTTGTGATAGCTCCTCAATTTCGATGTAAGCATCGCCACATTGccataaaaatccatttttatcATTCTTAATCCCTCGCCATCTCATTTGAGAACGAAAGTCTGAATCATTAATGAATTGGACGTCTTCTGAAACTACATTCGATTCAGGCTGAAGAACATCTGGAATAACCTCATCCTTGGGTTCAGGCTCAAGAACATCTGCAATTACCTCATCCCTGGATTCAGTCTCAACTTCTGGAATTACCTGATCCCAGTCgcttttcttctctttttcaCTCTCTAGATTCCCTCTATCGACCTTCTCTTTCCTCCTTTCATTCTGATCTGACTTAGTGGCACCATTTTCTCCAATCGGCTCCTTCTCGGGCTTCATTCCCTCACATGTATCAAATGTCTCGTGTGCAAACTCTATCAAATTGGCTCCTAATTCTCTGACTCCAGCCGAGATGTCATCTACATGAGCTCGAAAGAAACGATTACAGCTGACAGGTAATTTCGTCCCTTCAAATAAACGATGTTTGACCTCATTAAAATAACCCTCCTGCGCCGCAGTCGAGGCATGTGACTTGTCCATTCCCGGCGGTAGCACAGCAGAGCTCCACAGAACAAATTCTTTACCAATTCTTTCCAACTCTACTACAAGAGGAGGAAGATAGAGTCCGTTCTCTACATTCCCAACGATAGTTTCAGGATTTTCTGGCTTGACGAGAGAAATCAATTCCTTAATCCACTGATGAGTCAGGGTATTCTTCTTGGTAGAAATTTCTTCCGGGAGGTGCTGAAAGTTGGCCGTAATTTCCATCTCCGCGTTCTCACTGTGCTCCTGTAGATTGTCGATTATGAGACCACGTAGAGCAATGTATTGCTCTAGTTTTGCTCGGGCCTGGTCCGccgtaatttttcttatcCCCAAATGAATACTACGGTGGACCAGTGGATTTGTCTTCTCAGGCAAGTCAATCCCATGATCATTCACAGGCATTAACGCCACGAGACAGATGAGAAGGAAAACGAGTTGGAACTCTTGTATCGACTGGCAGTCAACAAGCAAAGCAATCGTTCTGACATAGAATCGCTTGGCACGAAATTTGTCTCGGTCTTTAAAGCAGTTCCACCTAGCTGCGGCAGCCATGAAATGAGCCACATCGATGCGAATAACAGTCGGAGCAGGGAAAGGTTTGCCCTGATTGTTATTCTCGTCACACCCCCAAGTAAAAACATCATCAACGTATTGCTTAATGGTACGACCATTGTAAACTTGGCAATGTGCCATGAGCAGCGCACGTTCCTGGTCACTGAGAGCTTGTTTGGGTGGTGGTAATCCCAATCTTGTCGCGAGAATTCCCATCCAATACGTGAGGAAAGGACAGTCTTGCTTATCTGCCAAAACTTGCGCAAATGGGAAGGTCTTGTTTTTAAACCTTATGGTCAGTACATAAAGGAATATATGACCTGTGAAAGACCCAAGAGCTTTCTCAAACTTCTTCACCAGTGAGCCTGTTGCATCTGCCATGACGATTGAATTCTTCACTAGGCGACAGTACTCTCTGTATGAGTACACCTGTTCCGGTGTGCAATACATTAAGTGGAATGGGCTCAAGGCTAGCTCAATGATGATGTGGGAGTACCTTGGATCTGCGGTAAGATCTCTGAGTATCGTCAGTTGATCTCTCTTATCCCCCGGGAGGATCCCATCAAGTTTTTGTTGAGCCTCGTATCTCGCCTGGCGATATATGTTGCCCGGGCGAATGTTTGGTGGAACTGACTGGCCAAAATCCATACCTTTACGGAGCAACTCCCGCCGATAGTTTTCCGGCCGTTGCTTCAGTAGCTCTTGAGCCACCTCAGCTCTCTCTGAGCCTCGTAAAGGGCGTTTGACATCTTCGTGTGGCTGACCGCGGGTGTCACGTGCTCGTACCTTCAAGGTAAGTTTGCCATTGACGGGCTGCTCGTTGGCACTGCCGGAGAAGACATTTCCACACTTTTCACTCTTACAGATAGCGTGGAAACTTAATTTGAAAGAGCCATTTTCCTCAACACGAACTTGGGACCACTTCGCAATCATGGCACAAGGGATCTTGTACCTTTGATAGAACGCATTACTTATCACGTAAGGCCAGACACCTGCCTTTAAACGTGTTAGTCCAGGCTCTGACAGATTCTCTGGTTTTATTTTCTCCCAGTCTTCAGGTGACAGGAAGATATCAAATTCTTCTAGACAGGGATCAATGTTTTCAAGCTCAAACACGTGATCAGTAGGATCGAACGAATCATCTAAGAGAGTGGAACATTCAGGGAGAGTGTCATCGAGCTTAGCTCTGCTCCGAGGCCGTGATAGGGGTGGTGGTGTTGTGACCCAACAAATTTTACGAGCCTCCTGCAGGCAACCGTTTTTGTTGTCTCTGACATGAGTGTATACAGAGTGCGCAGTCCACTTCTCCTTGAGCTCCTTACTCATTTCCCTCCATACTTTATCTGATGCCACGGGAAAATCGTTGGTTTGTAATATGTCCATAAATTTGATAAAACATTGTATGGCTTGATGTCGTTGAACCTTTGGAGGACGGCCCATTATCTGGAATACATTCATCATACCATGATCTGCTGATATCAATAACCTTGGATCATAACTTGCAGATATCAATAATCGTGAGATTCATGAGAAAGTGTAGTGAAGTGATAAAGAAGGAACAAAATTTCTTTGCTTCCTGTCCATTTGAATGATGAAGCGACAAAAACCGTGAACTTTTGCGATTCTGCCacaaaaagtgaaattaaagTCAACAATGAAATGTTCGTGAAGAATCAGTTATAGTGAGAAGTCgagggaccgttttgctctacatTGACTTCATTTTCTGAGAAAAGGTTTTCACCGTGCATACACTGCCCTTCGACATAATTGAGTACGAACTGCTAGATAATTTCGCTGGCACGcaataatcaatcaatttctcCTCATACAATTAAAGCTAAAATCAGAGAAGGTCAGGTCATCGTCGCGACTAATAATCCAGATTCTAACCTATTTTTGTAAATCATCCTTGTCATCGAGTGGATACTCACCTGGTCTCAGAGGCTTGGGTTTTAGGATAATAAATGTACACTTCCGAGGTTTTAGCAGATTCTGTTGGACACAGCAACACCGGCCTATTGCATTTTTATTGGGAAAATCGGAGACGTGGGATGATCAAATGAGTTTATCTCCATTGAATTATGGCCGGTGAATGTGATTGATTATCGATAGAGCGTTTATGACAGGGAACCATACGTGCTCCCAAGGTGGCGTTGAGACCATACCACTTATCACACGAGCCTCGTTTGCgatcattttattattaatgataattatgaaACAAAGGGTACAATAGTTCTTAATACCAATTGGTTATGTATGTTCTCGTTCCATAGACAAGTGATTCAAAGTGTGCAAAATGCTATCAACAGATCAAAACATTCGCCATAACCTCCAATTGATACACTTTGACGTAATCTACTTTAATTAACatgcaattaaaattgaaaatattaaactaCTTAATACTTATCCAATTTTCCAATCTTATTGTAGGAGTATTTCATATTGTCAGTACTACTAAATATCGTGAATACCGAAACAGCTGATGCTGATGGTATATATATACCCTCGGCCGCAAGGgcgtatgcgcatgcgcagcctgCTCCCCAGTCACAACTAgaaaaccattaattaaataataacagttaattcctaaactctgaattaatgttttttagacTTCCCAAATTATGTTACATCGATCTATGCAAGTCCGATTAAGATTCGAACTTACCACCTGCTAACTATACGCCAATAAAagagtcattaattataaataaactattagtTCCTAAACTATGCGAATGTATTCCTAAACTTTCCTAAACTATTCCCAAATGATTGAGATTAGTTTCATCtcaaaattcgttaattaccTTCTAACTATGTGTCCGTCAAATTCGCaatgtacaatcgattttcGTTCAAAGCGATCctttattgaaattaatttagtaatttttaattttcgtcGCCTACTAtcatgtgaatattttttaattttgataaattattgaatacagatacaaagaaaatttttactgtCGTTGGTAGAATCTATTTTAGGGAATCAAGtagaaaatataattgattGCTGTCGATAAATTACGTATTTGATGATCAGCAATAGTGGAGgtagaattgaaatttaataacGACTACCACGCTCCCTAGTATCTTATCGATTCACTTTCTCAACAATGGTGATGTTGGTGTAAAGAAAAAAGTTCTCTTTGACGTGCATATCCAGTTGTATGCCATGGGCTAACCTATATGTGAaatgaattgattaattgtgATAGTTTCATGTGCAGCTTATACGTACGAGTTATTAtcgttattgaaaaattaaaaatttgaaataatgtatacgtgagacgattttatCTCTGGCGTGGTTGACAGCTGACGTCAACTGTccatttaaaatgatttttaaattatgaagaaaaaaattgcaatttgaactttttatttattcctttCAACTTCAAAACGGAAAGATTTTAATAATAGTTATGTATAAT includes the following:
- the LOC135172680 gene encoding uncharacterized protein LOC135172680 isoform X2, which translates into the protein MGRPPKVQRHQAIQCFIKFMDILQTNDFPVASDKVWREMSKELKEKWTAHSVYTHVRDNKNGCLQEARKICWVTTPPPLSRPRSRAKLDDTLPECSTLLDDSFDPTDHVFELENIDPCLEEFDIFLSPEDWEKIKPENLSEPGLTRLKAGVWPYVISNAFYQRYKIPCAMIAKWSQVRVEENGSFKLSFHAICKSEKCGNVFSGSANEQPVNGKLTLKVRARDTRGQPHEDVKRPLRGSERAEVAQELLKQRPENYRRELLRKGMDFGQSVPPNIRPGNIYRQARYEAQQKLDGILPGDKRDQLTILRDLTADPRYSHIIIELALSPFHLMYCTPEQVYSYREYCRLVKNSIVMADATGSLVKKFEKALGSFTGHIFLYVLTIRFKNKTFPFAQVLADKQDCPFLTYWMGILATRLGLPPPKQALSDQERALLMAHCQVYNGRTIKQYVDDVFTWGCDENNNQGKPFPAPTVIRIDVAHFMAAAARWNCFKDRDKFRAKRFYVRTIALLVDCQSIQEFQLVFLLICLVALMPVNDHGIDLPEKTNPLVHRSIHLGIRKITADQARAKLEQYIALRGLIIDNLQEHSENAEMEITANFQHLPEEISTKKNTLTHQWIKELISLVKPENPETIVGNVENGLYLPPLVVELERIGKEFVLWSSAVLPPGMDKSHASTAAQEGYFNEVKHRLFEGTKLPVSCNRFFRAHVDDISAGVRELGANLIEFAHETFDTCEGMKPEKEPIGENGATKSDQNERRKEKVDRGNLESEKEKKSDWDQVIPEVETESRDEVIADVLEPEPKDEVIPDVLQPESNVVSEDVQFINDSDFRSQMRWRGIKNDKNGFLWQCGDAYIEIEELSQESFGAQLYTQEIDCDIFGLENAELPKLVGGDLLDETHADNNNNQPLIDAKHKTNNSNPSKPESSTPVIEQPQFSSTFLDLNGNDSSQLLEMLLIDQVNGNPRELTPNPHRSSKARRKRKRGGYFEPCPEIADMNRQTSVRKPRHFLQNGLHCPVVKLNGIGIYVINTCAFDSFVHIFLYAVYDNEDYRTMVESSEVGLFKFLTQFLKHGSLVKVLQQRCSLLAAHYELRPSKNSTRLTPVTLNAEDSLANVWQHFFGEPVAKRTTECSNIYCSIGQTTNVPYLIVSHQTICEHGFRNLEKAIEIIHVKQCKKLGCGGLITVTLNCQDTVFIELDVADITRGTSLGCCLEDFPTHLNLGKVYRLIGVIHFEPRHFIAYVRRLQGNWIECDDLKTMSSAAPATTPVRPFGAVYIRS
- the LOC135172680 gene encoding uncharacterized protein LOC135172680 isoform X1, producing the protein MSKGSVCTIMGRPPKVQRHQAIQCFIKFMDILQTNDFPVASDKVWREMSKELKEKWTAHSVYTHVRDNKNGCLQEARKICWVTTPPPLSRPRSRAKLDDTLPECSTLLDDSFDPTDHVFELENIDPCLEEFDIFLSPEDWEKIKPENLSEPGLTRLKAGVWPYVISNAFYQRYKIPCAMIAKWSQVRVEENGSFKLSFHAICKSEKCGNVFSGSANEQPVNGKLTLKVRARDTRGQPHEDVKRPLRGSERAEVAQELLKQRPENYRRELLRKGMDFGQSVPPNIRPGNIYRQARYEAQQKLDGILPGDKRDQLTILRDLTADPRYSHIIIELALSPFHLMYCTPEQVYSYREYCRLVKNSIVMADATGSLVKKFEKALGSFTGHIFLYVLTIRFKNKTFPFAQVLADKQDCPFLTYWMGILATRLGLPPPKQALSDQERALLMAHCQVYNGRTIKQYVDDVFTWGCDENNNQGKPFPAPTVIRIDVAHFMAAAARWNCFKDRDKFRAKRFYVRTIALLVDCQSIQEFQLVFLLICLVALMPVNDHGIDLPEKTNPLVHRSIHLGIRKITADQARAKLEQYIALRGLIIDNLQEHSENAEMEITANFQHLPEEISTKKNTLTHQWIKELISLVKPENPETIVGNVENGLYLPPLVVELERIGKEFVLWSSAVLPPGMDKSHASTAAQEGYFNEVKHRLFEGTKLPVSCNRFFRAHVDDISAGVRELGANLIEFAHETFDTCEGMKPEKEPIGENGATKSDQNERRKEKVDRGNLESEKEKKSDWDQVIPEVETESRDEVIADVLEPEPKDEVIPDVLQPESNVVSEDVQFINDSDFRSQMRWRGIKNDKNGFLWQCGDAYIEIEELSQESFGAQLYTQEIDCDIFGLENAELPKLVGGDLLDETHADNNNNQPLIDAKHKTNNSNPSKPESSTPVIEQPQFSSTFLDLNGNDSSQLLEMLLIDQVNGNPRELTPNPHRSSKARRKRKRGGYFEPCPEIADMNRQTSVRKPRHFLQNGLHCPVVKLNGIGIYVINTCAFDSFVHIFLYAVYDNEDYRTMVESSEVGLFKFLTQFLKHGSLVKVLQQRCSLLAAHYELRPSKNSTRLTPVTLNAEDSLANVWQHFFGEPVAKRTTECSNIYCSIGQTTNVPYLIVSHQTICEHGFRNLEKAIEIIHVKQCKKLGCGGLITVTLNCQDTVFIELDVADITRGTSLGCCLEDFPTHLNLGKVYRLIGVIHFEPRHFIAYVRRLQGNWIECDDLKTMSSAAPATTPVRPFGAVYIRS